The proteins below are encoded in one region of bacterium:
- a CDS encoding prepilin-type N-terminal cleavage/methylation domain-containing protein, with protein sequence MVRNLKNQQGFTLIELMIVVAIIGILSAIAIPNFMTFRLKAKTSEAKANLGSIRTCEEAYKAEQETYYGTIAQYPTSVPGTTSATWTSSATAFSAIGFAPSGKVYYSYEVTAASASAFTAKAYGNLDGTAPNSTYSITNDGDVSRDSAAEIY encoded by the coding sequence ATGGTAAGGAATCTGAAGAACCAACAAGGTTTTACCCTGATCGAGCTCATGATCGTTGTGGCCATCATCGGTATTCTGTCAGCTATCGCCATCCCCAACTTCATGACTTTCCGGCTGAAAGCAAAGACCTCGGAAGCCAAGGCCAATCTCGGATCGATCCGAACCTGCGAAGAGGCTTACAAGGCTGAACAGGAGACCTATTACGGCACTATCGCCCAGTATCCAACCTCTGTTCCCGGCACAACCTCGGCAACATGGACAAGCTCGGCTACCGCGTTTTCGGCCATCGGCTTTGCTCCTTCCGGCAAAGTATACTACAGCTATGAAGTAACTGCGGCCAGCGCCTCGGCCTTCACAGCCAAGGCCTATGGAAACCTCGATGGTACTGCCCCCAACTCGACATACTCGATCACCAACGACGGTGATGTCAGCCGGGATAGCGCGGCAGAGATATACTAA
- a CDS encoding HMA2 domain-containing protein — MGNGEIRAVHAIPGRVRFKVPRIKQDPAFEARIRDRLSAIKSIQRVEVNPVTGSVLLLYDPQEIRLPGSLFPLLSAFTSLFPEVNLEQLKTSLASPGVSSGSDVPLASKISECSGALNERLKKVGGADLKIILPITLFGLGVRSLMVAESIPVPAWYDFLWFSFGTFFMLNPIKNMVNEPSNGFIHPSSGKE, encoded by the coding sequence ATGGGTAATGGAGAAATCAGGGCTGTTCATGCTATTCCCGGCAGAGTACGCTTCAAAGTGCCTCGAATAAAACAGGATCCGGCCTTTGAAGCCAGAATACGAGATCGGCTTTCTGCCATCAAATCAATCCAGCGGGTCGAGGTAAATCCGGTTACCGGCAGTGTCCTGCTGCTCTATGATCCCCAGGAGATTCGTCTTCCCGGCTCCCTGTTCCCTCTTTTGAGTGCTTTCACCAGTCTTTTTCCGGAGGTTAACCTTGAACAACTGAAAACCTCTCTGGCCTCGCCCGGCGTTTCATCCGGTTCGGATGTTCCGCTGGCCAGTAAAATCTCGGAATGCTCAGGGGCACTGAATGAACGGTTGAAAAAGGTCGGGGGAGCAGACCTCAAAATCATTTTGCCAATAACCCTTTTTGGCCTTGGCGTGCGAAGTCTCATGGTTGCTGAGAGTATCCCCGTGCCGGCCTGGTATGACTTCCTCTGGTTTTCTTTTGGTACCTTTTTTATGCTCAATCCGATAAAAAACATGGTTAATGAACCTTCAAACGGCTTTATCCACCCATCATCAGGAAAGGAGTGA
- a CDS encoding FprA family A-type flavoprotein — MDSLIPIRENLFWIGSNDRTTDLFESIWPLPHGISYNAYFLADQKVALIDTVKSDTVDQYVEKIKHLTRNYGQVDYLIINHMEPDHSGAVSILRSIWPQIRIIGNTKTAGFLKEFYGLTENIQIVHDGEELSLGKCRLKFLLTPMVHWPETMMTYETDGKVLFSGDAFGGFGAMEAGLFDDEVDLPYYEDEILRYFSNVIGKYSSSVQRAIEKLRGLEIRLIASTHGPVWRSNPREIISRYSQWSSYGAERGVVIIYGSMYGNTRKMMEAVARGLYSEKCGSIRIHDISRVHLSYLIQDAWKYQAVIFATPAYDAHLFPPMAHLITMLERKGLKNRIMGIVGTYGWSGGALKPLHEFSEKMGWKLIEPVVEAKCSPTEEDLRHCYQLGKNLVQYVSSLD, encoded by the coding sequence ATGGATTCCCTGATTCCCATTCGTGAGAATCTTTTCTGGATAGGCAGCAATGACCGGACTACAGACCTCTTCGAATCGATCTGGCCCCTGCCGCACGGCATCTCGTACAATGCCTACTTTCTGGCTGATCAAAAGGTAGCCCTGATTGATACGGTCAAAAGCGATACGGTTGACCAGTACGTAGAGAAAATCAAACATTTGACCCGGAATTATGGCCAGGTGGATTACCTGATTATCAATCACATGGAACCTGACCACAGCGGTGCGGTTTCCATTCTGCGATCCATTTGGCCTCAGATACGGATTATCGGCAACACGAAAACAGCCGGATTCTTAAAAGAGTTCTATGGATTAACCGAGAATATTCAGATTGTTCACGATGGAGAGGAACTATCGTTAGGTAAATGCCGCCTCAAATTTCTCCTTACCCCTATGGTCCACTGGCCCGAAACCATGATGACCTATGAGACGGACGGGAAAGTCCTTTTTTCCGGTGACGCTTTTGGCGGCTTTGGGGCTATGGAAGCAGGACTTTTCGATGATGAAGTAGACCTCCCCTATTACGAAGATGAGATCTTACGTTACTTTTCCAATGTCATTGGAAAATACAGCTCCTCTGTCCAGAGGGCGATCGAGAAACTCCGGGGACTTGAAATTCGCCTGATTGCCTCTACTCATGGCCCGGTCTGGCGAAGCAATCCCCGGGAGATTATCAGCCGCTACAGCCAGTGGAGCAGTTACGGAGCCGAGCGCGGTGTGGTCATCATCTATGGCTCCATGTATGGTAATACCAGAAAGATGATGGAGGCAGTGGCCAGAGGGCTGTATTCAGAAAAATGTGGAAGTATCCGTATCCACGATATTTCCCGTGTTCATCTTTCATACCTTATTCAGGATGCCTGGAAATACCAGGCCGTTATCTTTGCAACTCCTGCCTACGATGCCCATCTCTTTCCACCGATGGCCCATTTGATCACTATGCTGGAGCGTAAGGGATTGAAAAACCGGATCATGGGCATTGTCGGTACCTATGGCTGGAGTGGCGGAGCGTTGAAGCCCCTTCACGAATTCAGCGAAAAAATGGGCTGGAAACTGATTGAGCCAGTGGTGGAAGCCAAGTGCTCCCCCACCGAAGAAGACCTTCGGCATTGTTACCAGTTAGGGAAAAATCTGGTGCAGTATGTATCGTCCCTGGATTGA
- a CDS encoding helix-turn-helix domain-containing protein: MEQEILTTEEALKYFRITKVTLLRLIHEGKIRAFKVGRAYRFKKTELEEDLRVNENLKVATR; encoded by the coding sequence ATGGAACAAGAAATATTAACAACAGAAGAGGCTTTAAAATACTTTCGGATAACCAAAGTTACCTTACTTCGGCTTATTCATGAAGGCAAAATCAGAGCATTTAAAGTCGGTAGGGCTTACCGATTCAAAAAGACAGAATTGGAAGAAGATTTAAGGGTAAATGAGAATCTAAAGGTGGCCACAAGATGA
- a CDS encoding Lrp/AsnC family transcriptional regulator, with protein MTITLSPEERRLLQLVQAGVPVVPRPFDHLGRESQMEEARVLELLRTWKEQGLIRWLGAIFSTHALGYQSTLAAFSLTPDHITEAAGIISRHPGVSHNYQRDYEYNLWFTLAVPPQENLEAHLERLAQASGARKWINLPVVKTYKISLVLPVAEEGQEGRAPGATQGGRIYSITDEEKALIRILQEDWPLVPAPYQVLAGQWGSGDERYLIEKIRQWKEQGIIRRIAAILRHHHAGFTVNWMVAWQVQEKKIDEAGERAAQNPLVSHCYRRALAADWKYPLFTMIHARSEEEAQQAVDKLHRLLEPLDYKILPTVREFKKTRLKLFAGN; from the coding sequence ATGACCATCACGCTATCTCCAGAAGAACGAAGACTGTTGCAGCTTGTGCAGGCAGGAGTGCCTGTTGTCCCCCGGCCTTTCGATCATCTGGGCCGTGAGTCTCAGATGGAAGAGGCCAGGGTCCTCGAACTCCTCAGAACATGGAAAGAGCAAGGGCTGATTCGCTGGCTTGGGGCCATATTCTCCACCCATGCCCTGGGATACCAGAGCACTCTGGCCGCCTTCAGCCTCACTCCTGACCACATAACCGAAGCAGCCGGTATCATCAGCAGGCATCCGGGAGTATCCCATAACTATCAGCGGGACTATGAGTACAACCTCTGGTTTACCCTGGCCGTTCCGCCGCAGGAGAACCTTGAAGCCCATCTTGAGAGACTGGCTCAGGCCAGTGGAGCAAGAAAGTGGATAAACCTGCCGGTAGTGAAAACGTACAAGATCAGCCTGGTCCTGCCCGTGGCTGAAGAAGGGCAGGAAGGAAGAGCGCCGGGCGCGACGCAAGGCGGCCGGATATATTCAATTACCGACGAGGAAAAGGCCCTGATCCGGATTCTCCAGGAGGACTGGCCTCTTGTCCCTGCACCTTACCAGGTTCTGGCCGGACAATGGGGAAGCGGTGATGAGAGATACCTGATTGAAAAGATCAGGCAATGGAAGGAACAGGGCATTATCCGCAGAATTGCTGCCATTCTCCGGCATCACCATGCAGGCTTCACCGTAAACTGGATGGTTGCCTGGCAGGTGCAGGAAAAAAAAATCGACGAGGCCGGAGAGCGGGCAGCTCAGAATCCCCTGGTAAGCCACTGCTACCGAAGGGCTTTGGCCGCTGACTGGAAATATCCCCTTTTTACCATGATCCATGCCCGGAGCGAGGAGGAAGCTCAGCAGGCCGTCGATAAACTCCATCGGCTGCTTGAACCCCTGGATTATAAAATTTTACCTACAGTCAGGGAGTTTAAAAAAACACGGCTGAAGCTGTTCGCTGGTAACTAA
- a CDS encoding SufD family Fe-S cluster assembly protein produces the protein MHDLDDKALQAKEKKAEFGQDIDLDSFRPEPSSAGLRMDSSDLSEADKERMVLAGIDVSGAGASGTFLQKNSSVLESLSRQDGLQVMPIREALERHPWVHDYYWKLMPVDTDKYTARTRLDLHNGYVIRALPGSKVTFPVQACMYLDREGASQHVHNLVIAEEGSELHIVAGCATAGHVRRALHIGISEFYVKKKARLSFTMIHTWAEEIVVRPRSVGRVEEEGLFISNYICLMPVRSIQMNPTTYLTGKGAVARFYSLLVGSPGSEIDVGGRVFLQEPDTRAEIISRAITNGGTIISRGDLIGEVPGVKAHLECRGLILKGGSMRAIPELEGRADGVEMSHEAAVGKIAQEEILYLMSRGLSEDEATSTIVRGFLNVDIPDLPPQLKTEIDRAVGLSDKEMM, from the coding sequence ATGCACGATTTAGATGACAAGGCCTTGCAGGCAAAAGAGAAAAAAGCTGAGTTTGGCCAGGACATTGATCTCGATTCCTTTAGGCCGGAACCTTCTTCTGCCGGCCTCCGGATGGATTCTTCCGATCTTTCCGAGGCGGATAAAGAGCGGATGGTTCTTGCCGGAATCGATGTCAGCGGAGCTGGAGCGTCAGGTACCTTCCTCCAGAAAAACAGTTCGGTGCTGGAATCTCTCTCCCGGCAGGATGGGCTGCAAGTGATGCCGATCAGGGAAGCCCTGGAGCGCCACCCCTGGGTTCACGATTACTACTGGAAGCTGATGCCGGTCGATACCGACAAATACACTGCCCGCACCCGGCTCGACCTGCATAACGGCTATGTCATCAGGGCTCTGCCCGGCAGCAAGGTTACCTTTCCGGTTCAGGCCTGCATGTATCTGGACAGGGAAGGTGCCAGCCAGCACGTCCATAACCTGGTTATCGCCGAAGAGGGATCGGAGCTTCATATTGTCGCCGGCTGCGCTACAGCCGGTCATGTGCGCCGGGCGCTTCATATCGGCATCTCCGAATTTTATGTCAAAAAAAAGGCCAGGCTGAGCTTTACCATGATCCATACCTGGGCCGAAGAGATCGTGGTCCGGCCACGATCTGTTGGCAGAGTCGAAGAAGAGGGGCTGTTTATCAGTAACTATATTTGCCTGATGCCGGTCAGGTCCATTCAGATGAACCCCACCACCTACCTGACTGGAAAAGGGGCCGTGGCCCGCTTCTACAGCCTGCTGGTGGGCAGCCCGGGGTCGGAGATAGATGTCGGCGGCAGGGTTTTCCTGCAGGAGCCCGACACCAGGGCCGAGATTATTTCCCGGGCTATCACCAACGGCGGAACCATCATTTCCCGTGGCGACCTGATCGGTGAGGTGCCCGGCGTGAAAGCACACCTGGAGTGCCGGGGGCTCATCCTGAAGGGAGGATCCATGCGTGCCATTCCAGAGCTGGAAGGAAGGGCCGATGGCGTGGAAATGTCCCACGAGGCGGCAGTAGGCAAAATTGCCCAGGAGGAAATCCTCTACCTCATGTCCCGCGGCCTGAGCGAGGATGAAGCCACTTCCACGATTGTCCGGGGGTTCCTGAATGTTGACATCCCCGATCTGCCGCCCCAGCTCAAGACGGAGATTGACCGGGCTGTAGGGCTCAGTGATAAGGAGATGATGTAA
- a CDS encoding antitoxin family protein, which translates to MSKSLKVIYEDGVFKPLQKVDFKEHQKLELIVKKTIQDTSSHGAPSTKPESPLRLIGLFESDVDDLSVNHDDYLYNQPEEI; encoded by the coding sequence ATGTCTAAATCCTTAAAAGTCATTTATGAAGATGGTGTTTTTAAGCCACTTCAGAAGGTGGATTTCAAAGAACATCAAAAGTTGGAATTAATAGTCAAGAAAACCATCCAAGATACATCCTCTCATGGTGCTCCTTCTACCAAACCGGAATCGCCCTTACGTTTGATAGGATTATTCGAAAGCGATGTTGACGACCTTTCTGTCAATCATGATGACTACCTTTACAACCAGCCCGAAGAGATATGA
- a CDS encoding protease inhibitor I42 family protein, with translation MFSKKVSSIFLIIMAVLFWLLSLSSVCAQGFLGIQPLALGLGLPYAPGAYGAGPYWGATGLVNPFQSPVVSPYWPPSYSQYPGQSSIGYPMGYSTYPTYPGYPTTGYPTYPPYTGYPTYPTYPSYPTTGYPTYPTYTGYPTYPTYPSYPTTGYPTYPTYTGYPGYPGSGGYVPSTPYYQYADIMIDHNADGKVVKIDKGKTLGITLPSNYATGYQWVLDTASLNTTVAQKKSSQFLTPAGTMVGTGGSEQWVFNTVGVGITTIRLEYRRYWETFATDTFEIEVDVQ, from the coding sequence ATGTTTTCAAAGAAGGTGAGCTCGATATTCCTGATTATCATGGCTGTATTGTTTTGGTTACTGTCACTCTCCTCAGTTTGTGCCCAGGGATTTTTAGGGATTCAACCCCTGGCTCTGGGGCTGGGGCTGCCTTATGCACCAGGAGCTTATGGGGCTGGCCCATATTGGGGAGCTACCGGGCTGGTAAATCCATTTCAAAGCCCTGTCGTAAGTCCGTATTGGCCCCCTTCCTACTCCCAATATCCAGGTCAATCTTCCATAGGTTATCCGATGGGTTATTCAACCTACCCAACTTATCCAGGTTATCCGACCACTGGTTATCCAACCTACCCACCTTACACGGGTTATCCGACCTACCCAACTTATCCGAGTTATCCGACCACTGGTTATCCAACCTACCCAACCTACACGGGTTATCCGACCTACCCAACTTATCCGAGTTATCCGACCACTGGTTATCCAACCTACCCAACCTACACGGGTTATCCAGGCTATCCGGGTTCCGGCGGCTATGTGCCATCGACTCCCTATTATCAGTACGCTGATATAATGATAGACCATAATGCTGATGGGAAAGTGGTGAAAATCGACAAAGGAAAAACCTTGGGCATAACGCTGCCTTCAAACTATGCAACCGGCTATCAATGGGTACTCGATACTGCTTCCTTGAATACCACGGTAGCTCAGAAAAAAAGCTCGCAGTTTTTGACACCTGCCGGCACGATGGTGGGAACTGGCGGATCCGAGCAGTGGGTCTTCAATACTGTAGGTGTGGGAATCACGACAATCAGATTAGAATATCGCCGCTACTGGGAAACTTTTGCAACAGATACCTTTGAGATTGAGGTTGATGTCCAATAA
- a CDS encoding TOBE domain-containing protein → MKISARNVLKGKISHISHGVVNSEITIELPGGSNLVSIITKASAENLDLREGKEVYAIIKSTSVMVAVD, encoded by the coding sequence ATGAAGATCAGTGCCCGTAACGTCTTGAAAGGTAAAATAAGCCATATTTCTCACGGCGTGGTTAATTCGGAAATTACGATCGAATTGCCGGGAGGAAGCAATCTTGTTTCTATAATCACCAAGGCATCTGCAGAAAATCTGGATCTTCGGGAAGGCAAGGAAGTTTATGCTATTATTAAATCGACCAGTGTCATGGTTGCTGTGGATTGA
- a CDS encoding DUF4382 domain-containing protein, whose product MKSSRFMRVILLATLLIVALAGCGGDDSGNEDTGSSQSSQGFLNLSITDAPIDEVDSVIVQFTGVEIQPETGDRLEFEFEEPRQIDLLDLQSGVSDFLLAQKPLPAGRYSWIRLKVETGPGSLDSYVKLADDSIYPLVIPSGNQSGLKLNRGFIVPAGATASFTIDFDLRKSVHKPSPESSDEYRLRPTLRLVDNVEAGSIAGTVDPDLISHAEGSVCAVYLFEGRDAVPADININGSETGPLTTASIKLDPLSGEYTFRAAFLNAGDYTLAFTCQAGDDDPETDDHIIFGETANVAVLAGAETICDFLLP is encoded by the coding sequence ATGAAGAGCAGCAGATTCATGCGGGTGATACTACTGGCAACCTTATTGATTGTGGCTCTGGCCGGATGTGGCGGTGACGATAGCGGCAATGAAGATACAGGCTCATCACAGAGCTCTCAGGGTTTCTTAAACCTCAGCATCACCGATGCTCCAATAGATGAAGTGGATTCGGTCATTGTACAGTTTACCGGGGTGGAGATACAGCCTGAAACCGGTGATCGGCTGGAGTTCGAATTTGAAGAGCCCAGACAGATAGACCTTCTTGACCTCCAGTCTGGAGTCAGTGACTTCCTCCTGGCCCAGAAACCTTTGCCCGCCGGTCGCTATAGTTGGATACGGCTCAAAGTGGAGACTGGTCCCGGTAGTCTCGATTCATATGTTAAACTCGCAGACGATTCAATATATCCCCTGGTGATTCCCAGTGGAAACCAGAGCGGCCTCAAACTGAACAGAGGATTCATAGTCCCTGCCGGAGCTACAGCATCTTTCACCATTGATTTTGATTTACGCAAGTCAGTGCACAAACCCTCTCCAGAATCAAGCGATGAATACCGGCTCAGGCCGACCCTGCGTCTTGTTGATAATGTCGAAGCAGGCAGCATTGCCGGAACCGTTGACCCTGACCTCATCTCTCATGCGGAGGGCTCTGTCTGTGCAGTTTACCTGTTTGAGGGCCGGGATGCAGTTCCTGCTGACATTAACATCAATGGATCAGAAACCGGGCCTCTTACTACAGCCTCCATTAAACTGGATCCCCTGAGCGGTGAATACACCTTCAGGGCTGCATTTCTTAATGCTGGCGACTATACCCTGGCTTTTACCTGCCAGGCCGGGGACGATGATCCTGAGACAGATGACCACATCATTTTCGGTGAAACCGCCAATGTGGCTGTTCTGGCCGGTGCGGAAACCATCTGTGATTTCCTCCTTCCATAG
- a CDS encoding DUF5132 domain-containing protein: MAVFKDISKGWIPGILVGVGAALAAPVILPVLGTALRPLAKSVIKTGLVLGDKVKEATAEVREQFSDLVAEIKAEAASATAPATVAGQTAAAGAAAAAIAGQAGTSEAAPSGVAGQAYLAGISEQQK, from the coding sequence ATGGCAGTGTTCAAGGACATTTCCAAAGGATGGATTCCGGGTATTTTGGTCGGCGTGGGTGCTGCACTGGCTGCACCTGTTATTCTGCCCGTGCTGGGAACCGCGCTTCGGCCACTGGCCAAATCGGTGATTAAAACAGGTCTTGTCCTCGGTGACAAAGTCAAGGAAGCAACTGCTGAAGTCAGGGAGCAGTTCAGCGATCTTGTAGCCGAGATCAAGGCAGAGGCAGCCTCAGCTACAGCTCCGGCAACTGTGGCTGGTCAAACGGCTGCAGCAGGTGCTGCCGCCGCAGCTATTGCCGGTCAAGCAGGTACTTCAGAAGCTGCTCCGTCGGGAGTGGCTGGGCAGGCATACCTGGCAGGAATATCAGAGCAACAGAAGTAG
- a CDS encoding O-antigen ligase family protein, with the protein MFFLVQVDRYNLPRYLLLLLLALAPFGYGGSSRLPTMIIELLITAAFLVFWLANWSRQPRINASRFDVFLFLFLVMLFISFTLAPCKHDALRCLLLILGCLATYYLLLFNFSRSTIRGPAIVLILSACLQGGIGLFQYKLLGMERVAGTFLNANFYAGFLVAILPLSLGEFLFHRKNPLWYVVNAVILTGILLSGSRGAALVLLIISLFLLCFFRKKKIIIGFLLLVTALAALPNPLRDRVLTAGKNDIYAYTRISIWKSALAIIRDHWKTGVGLGQYRYISTAYSFPVERAWARYARVAEYAHNEYLQLGAEMGLLSLFLVLAAIAWFFSDAAAQIRIQRFLSPENKRNQVLLLAGIMAILLHALVDFGLHVPANALLLTALAALFRTLDERPPEKSLCFINRQVYRVPIALILLGYAIASIRPFLGYYFFQKVDLNRQVTENIFFLKKALLVDSLCASYHNSLGGAYFAKYGESRNIIWLFKGIHQAEIAASLNPNDYQFPRSLGDGYYNLYWSVFKDPSYLRYAREELLKAIELAPYDYRLHSRLSSVEYLDGKFDKALQYMAEAVRLEPNYLRGHYQLALIRKKLGDTAGASREYEKIREIRKQHLEDKVTSEYEAELIDFDYSCLDIDSPAKEAI; encoded by the coding sequence ATGTTCTTTCTGGTTCAAGTCGATCGATATAATCTGCCGCGATATCTGCTTCTCCTCCTGCTGGCCCTGGCACCTTTCGGCTATGGAGGCTCATCCCGCCTGCCGACCATGATCATCGAGCTTTTGATCACGGCCGCCTTTCTGGTTTTCTGGCTGGCCAACTGGTCCCGGCAGCCAAGGATCAATGCTTCACGGTTCGATGTGTTTTTGTTCCTCTTTCTCGTCATGCTCTTTATTTCCTTCACTCTTGCACCCTGCAAGCATGATGCGCTTCGATGTCTGCTGCTGATACTGGGCTGCCTGGCCACCTATTATCTGCTGCTGTTTAACTTCAGCCGCTCCACCATCCGCGGTCCGGCTATCGTCCTGATTCTGTCAGCCTGTTTGCAGGGAGGAATCGGGCTCTTCCAGTATAAGCTCCTGGGAATGGAGCGGGTTGCAGGGACTTTCCTGAATGCCAACTTCTATGCCGGGTTTTTGGTAGCTATCCTGCCTCTTTCCCTGGGAGAATTTTTGTTTCACCGGAAAAATCCGCTCTGGTATGTGGTCAATGCTGTTATCCTGACCGGTATCCTGCTCAGCGGGTCACGGGGAGCAGCCCTTGTCCTGCTCATCATCAGCCTGTTTCTGCTCTGCTTCTTCCGGAAAAAGAAGATCATCATCGGTTTTCTCCTGCTGGTAACAGCTCTTGCCGCATTACCAAACCCGTTGAGAGACAGAGTCCTGACAGCAGGAAAAAACGACATCTATGCCTATACCCGTATCTCGATCTGGAAAAGCGCCCTGGCCATAATCCGGGATCACTGGAAAACCGGAGTCGGACTGGGCCAGTACCGGTATATATCCACAGCCTACAGTTTCCCGGTCGAGAGGGCCTGGGCCCGCTACGCCAGAGTGGCCGAATATGCACATAACGAATATCTACAGTTAGGTGCAGAGATGGGTCTGTTGAGCCTGTTCCTGGTTCTGGCTGCAATCGCCTGGTTTTTCTCTGATGCCGCAGCCCAAATCCGGATCCAGCGGTTCCTGAGTCCGGAAAACAAAAGAAACCAGGTTTTACTACTGGCCGGGATTATGGCTATTCTGCTCCATGCTCTCGTTGATTTTGGTCTCCATGTTCCGGCCAATGCACTGCTCCTGACTGCCCTGGCCGCTCTTTTCCGGACACTTGATGAGCGGCCGCCGGAAAAGAGCCTCTGCTTTATCAACCGGCAGGTATACAGGGTTCCTATCGCCCTCATACTCCTCGGATATGCCATTGCCAGCATCAGGCCGTTTCTCGGCTATTATTTTTTTCAGAAAGTTGATCTCAACCGGCAAGTGACGGAAAATATCTTTTTCCTCAAAAAAGCGCTCCTCGTGGATTCATTATGCGCCTCATACCATAACTCACTGGGCGGTGCCTACTTTGCCAAGTACGGGGAATCCCGCAATATTATCTGGCTGTTCAAAGGCATTCATCAGGCAGAGATAGCAGCCTCACTCAATCCGAACGACTACCAGTTTCCCCGCAGCCTGGGCGACGGCTACTATAATCTCTACTGGTCCGTTTTCAAGGATCCCAGCTACCTGCGGTATGCACGTGAGGAATTGCTCAAGGCTATCGAGCTGGCCCCCTATGATTATCGCCTCCACAGCCGTCTGTCTTCAGTAGAATACCTCGATGGCAAGTTCGATAAAGCTCTTCAGTATATGGCCGAGGCTGTCAGACTTGAGCCGAACTATCTGAGAGGACACTACCAGTTGGCTTTGATCAGGAAAAAACTGGGAGATACGGCCGGGGCTTCCAGAGAATATGAAAAAATCAGGGAAATCCGCAAGCAGCATCTCGAAGATAAAGTAACTTCCGAATATGAAGCAGAGCTGATTGATTTTGATTATTCCTGCCTTGATATTGACTCCCCGGCCAAGGAAGCGATATGA